Part of the Natrononativus amylolyticus genome, TCATGTGTTAGGCGATTGGTCGTCTGCTGTCGCTGGTTCGAAGTCTTCGACTTCGGAATCGAGGACTGCATCAAGTTCGCGAAGGAACTCTTCGGGTTCGGAGAAGGCCCTGTAGACCGAGACGAATCGGATGTACGCGACTTTGTCGACGTCGCGTAACCGTCCGGAGACGAGTTCGCCGATGAGACTCGACGAGACGATGCGTGTCTCTCGATCTTGAAGTGCGCTCTCGATGTCGTCTACGAGATTCGTCACTGTTGGCTCGGACACGTTACGCTTCTCTACAGCTCGTTCGATCCCTGCACGAAGTTTCGCACGGTCGAAGGGTTCGATGGTTCCATCGCGTTTTTTCACCTGGAGGGAGTCCCACTCCGGACGTTCGTAGGTCGTGAAGCGGAACGAACATCGCTGACACTCACGACGCCGTCGAACCGATGTTCCGTCGGCGCTCGTCTCGGTATCGATGACGCGTGTTCGCTCATCCCCGCAGTCCGGGCAGTCCATAGTTGTCACTAGTTGTCCCTCCAGCATCTTAGCCCCATATATGGGGGCCGTCGATTTTAGCCGCAATATCTGGTGCCAGCGCCACCCACATAAATCCTTCCAAGATAGGTTGGAGTAGTGCAACTGAGCTTGGATTGGGTGGGAATCGAGCAGATAGAATGGGACTATGCAAACCAGGAGCGGAGCGGTGTCAATCTCTGAAAAATGCTTATGACTCAGACATCTTCGCGAGCTTCTGTCGACGCTCTTGACGTTGCTCTACTGCAACCTCACGCAATTCTTCCTGAGCTTCTGTTGGACAGTGGAGTGCTGGGACAGGTGTGGGGTTTTCGCTCGCGTCAAGGGCAACGAAGCTAAAGAACGAGGTCGCAGCCTCGTCGGTCTCATTCTCCCCCGGCCGTTCGGCCTGTACATCGACTTTAACGTCCATGCGTGTTCGACCAGTATCGAAAACGTAGCCCGTGATAGTTACGACGTCGCCCAGCTCTATTGGAGCGATAAAATCAACGTGGTCCATCGCAGCTGTGACCACCTGGCGATTAGAGAAACGACGCGCAGAAATCGCTCCACAGATATCCATCCAGTGGAGAACGGAGCCACCGAGGGCCCGTCCGAGATTATTTGTGTCGTTCGGCATCAAGATCTCGCTCATTTCTGTGTGAGAGGTTTCCAGCGTCGCTGTCCTACTCGCTGATTGTTGGAATGGCATACTCAATGTCAGAGAAGGAGCCACAAAACACTATCTAAATTGTTATTGTGCAAGCTTACTTGTATAGAGAGGCGCTATAGGAGACTGCCTGTTGAATGTCCATTATCTGAGATACCCTGCACCGGC contains:
- the nrdR gene encoding transcriptional regulator NrdR, producing MDCPDCGDERTRVIDTETSADGTSVRRRRECQRCSFRFTTYERPEWDSLQVKKRDGTIEPFDRAKLRAGIERAVEKRNVSEPTVTNLVDDIESALQDRETRIVSSSLIGELVSGRLRDVDKVAYIRFVSVYRAFSEPEEFLRELDAVLDSEVEDFEPATADDQSPNT
- a CDS encoding acyl-CoA thioesterase translates to MPFQQSASRTATLETSHTEMSEILMPNDTNNLGRALGGSVLHWMDICGAISARRFSNRQVVTAAMDHVDFIAPIELGDVVTITGYVFDTGRTRMDVKVDVQAERPGENETDEAATSFFSFVALDASENPTPVPALHCPTEAQEELREVAVEQRQERRQKLAKMSES